In Vitis riparia cultivar Riparia Gloire de Montpellier isolate 1030 chromosome 19, EGFV_Vit.rip_1.0, whole genome shotgun sequence, the following proteins share a genomic window:
- the LOC117909434 gene encoding NAC domain-containing protein JA2L-like, with protein MGVPETDPLSQLSLPPGFRFYPTDEELLVQYLCRKVAGQGFSLEIIGEIDLYKFDPWVLPSKAIFGEKEWYFFSPRDRKYPNGSRPNRVAGSGYWKATGTDKVITTEGRKVGIKKALVFYVGKAPKGTKTNWIMHEYRLLENSRKNGSSKLDDWVLCRIYKKNSNSSKPIAAVLPSKAHSNGSSSSSSSHLDDVLESLPEIDDRFFSPNRMNSLRVSQPDEKVNFHNLGSGNFDWATLAGVSSLQELVSGVQSHAQPPAAVNNSNEMYVPSLPPLIQAEEEVQSGLRTQRVDPVMNQGFFPQNSNAFSQSFSNSLDPFGFRYPTQPSGFGYRQ; from the exons ATGGGTGTACCGGAGACTGACCCGCTTTCACAGCTTAGTTTGCCGCCTGGGTTCCGATTTTATCCCACCGATGAGGAGCTTCTGGTGCAGTATCTCTGCCGGAAAGTGGCCGGACAGGGGTTTTCATTGGAGATAATTGGCGAAATCGACCTGTACAAGTTTGACCCATGGGTTCTTCCCA GTAAAGCTATATTTGGAGAGAAAGAGTGGTACTTTTTCAGTCCCAGAGATCGGAAGTACCCAAATGGGTCCAGACCCAATAGGGTTGCTGGGTCTGGGTATTGGAAGGCCACCGGAACTGATAAGGTGATTACCACCGAGGGCCGGAAAGTTGGTATCAAGAAAGCTCTGGTGTTTTACGTCGGCAAAGCTCCAAAAGGAACCAAAACCAATTGGATCATGCATGAGTACAGACTCCTAGAAAACTCGAGGAAAAATGGAAGCTCCAAG TTGGATGATTGGGTTCTGTGCAGAATTTACAAGAAGAATTCCAACTCTTCGAAACCCATAGCAGCTGTACTTCCCAGCAAAGCGCACAGCAACGGCTCGTCATCGTCATCGTCGTCCCACCTCGACGACGTCCTGGAGTCGCTGCCGGAGATCGATGACAGGTTCTTTTCTCCCAATCGGATGAATTCTCTGAGAGTTTCACAGCCGGACGAGAAAGTCAACTTCCATAACCTGGGCTCGGGCAACTTCGACTGGGCCACTCTAGCAGGCGTCTCCTCCTTGCAGGAGTTGGTCTCCGGCGTCCAATCCCACGCCCAGCCTCCCGCAGCGGTCAACAACAGCAACGAAATGTACGTTCCGTCACTGCCGCCGCTAATCCAAGCCGAAGAAGAAGTCCAGAGCGGACTCAGAACCCAGAGAGTCGACCCAGTAATGAACCAAGGGTTCTTCCCGCAGAACTCGAACGCGTTCAGTCAGAGTTTCTCTAACTCGCTCGACCCGTTCGGGTTTCGGTACCCGACCCAACCTAGCGGATTTGGATATAGGCagtaa